ACTGCATTAATTAGTAAAATTAAATTTTTATTTGTACTTTCGCGAAGCGTGACCGAAGGGTGAAAACTTTGACGAAGTCCACACCGTGTACTACGGGAAAAAGTTGATATAAAATAATAGTTTTAATATATAGTAAAAATCTTTAACTCTTTTATTTTAGTTATTTGCAGGGCTTTGCCCCGCACCCCACTTCTTTTATTGGTATAAAAGAAGCAAAAGAACTGCAATTTTTTAGCTAAAAATATTGGTATTATCTTATAGTTTATATATATCCCAAACTTACAAAACCATGTCACTTGCACTTTTTGGTTCTTTTTGCTGCGGAAAAAAGTTGATAGAAAATTATTGTTTTAATATTATTTTAATTCTGCACAAGTTTTTGAAATATCATAAGGTCCGTCTATTTTTGTGTAATTATATTCTTTTATAAAGAAATACGAATTTATTGAATAATTTTCTTTTAATGCAATATGACTAAGCTGAGTTAAAACTGATGAATCATCACTAGCCATAAATATCTGGACGCCTTCTTTTGAAATATCAACTAAAAATCTCATAAGTTCACGAAGCATTTTAGGGTCTAAACTGTTTTCAGGCTCATCAATAAATAAAATACTTTTCTTTGTTAAATTACCTGTACTGTAAAGAACTTCAAATATTCCCAGCCTTTTTATTCCTTCAGACATTATATTAATATTATAAATATTTCCGTCATTTTTATAATAATTAACAGTATTTTTATCTATTTGTATATTACCATTATAAAAATCATATCTGTTATTAAATACACTTAATAATTCTCTTTCATCAATATTTTTTCTTGCAAATATTTCATAAATTATATCAGTATAAGAATCATCAAATCCGCTTCCTATATTTTGATTTTTAAGATAAATAACAGCATTCATAATAGATAAAATTTCTTTAGCAGGTATAAATAAAGGTTTATAATCATAATTGTAACCATTAATTTTATCATTAGAAGTTATAGTTTCATTTTTACTATTTGAAATAGAAACATTAAAATGAACAGTATTTCCATCGTACAG
This is a stretch of genomic DNA from Brachyspira sp. SAP_772. It encodes these proteins:
- a CDS encoding ATP/GTP-binding protein, producing MIKNFEIRNYRQFKNSKFDNFANVNLFAGDNDTGKTTILKFLYSITHQLKNIKNNNIRDCNIFQYINNLYDFNNFQFDTSNKPTDKLKNLYLYDGNTVHFNVSISNSKNETITSNDKINGYNYDYKPLFIPAKEILSIMNAVIYLKNQNIGSGFDDSYTDIIYEIFARKNIDERELLSVFNNRYDFYNGNIQIDKNTVNYYKNDGNIYNINIMSEGIKRLGIFEVLYSTGNLTKKSILFIDEPENSLDPKMLRELMRFLVDISKEGVQIFMASDDSSVLTQLSHIALKENYSINSYFFIKEYNYTKIDGPYDISKTCAELK